CCCGGAATAATTCTTCTGCCCTCGCCCCTGCCTCATCCCTAAACCCCATCATCCTTGCAAGTTTTGTGATTTCATTTGCCTTGACAGGTATCGCCTGCGTTTGTCTGCCTTCTACAATCTGGATTTTATGCTCCACATTCCTTAGAAATATGTATGACTCCCTTAATATGTTTGAATCTTCCGCTGTTATATAACCCTGCCTCTCAAGGAGTTCAATGGTTTCAAGGGTATTCTTCGCCCTTATCTCTTTATCCTTTCCTGCATTTATTATTTGCATTGCCTGAACAAAAAATTCAATCTCCCTTATGCCGCCGTAACCCAGTTTCACATCTATCGTATCAGGAGCCCGCCTCAGTAAACTTAAATCTATCTTTTCCTTCATCCCCTTTATATCTTCAATTGCAGTAAAGTCCAGATACCTCCTGTATATAAAAGGCTCAAGCATCTTTAGAAAACCTTCGCCAAGTTTCACTGAGCCTGCAACAGTCCTTGCCTTTAACATTGCAGCCCTTTCCCATGTCTGCCCCCATGACTCATAGTAGATTTCAGCGCTCCTTAAAGAATTGGCAAGGTCTCCGTTTTTGCCCTCAGGTCTTAAATTCAGGTCAACCCTGAAGACAATGCCGTCTTCTGTAACCTGTCCAATGAGTTTTGTTATGAGTTCAGACAGTTTTACAAAAAAAGCATGAAGGCTTAAATCTGATGTCTGTTGTCTGTTGTCTGATGTCTGATGTCTGGTGTCTGTTGTCTGTTGTCTGGTGTCTGGTGTCTTTACCACCTCGCCTTTATCCGATGAATATATATATATTATGTCTATATCTGAACTGAAGTTAAGTTCCCTACCCCCAAGTTTGCCCATGCCTATAACTGCAAACTCTGCCTCTTTCTCGGTCCCGTCAGTGTCAATAAACATCGGGACGCCGTAATCTCCCTTAAGTTTTTCAAGACAAAATCTGCAGGCAAGAGCAAGGCAACTGCTGGCAAGGTCTGATAATTCCTGTGTGGTTTCTTCCATTGTTGCAAGGTTCAATACATCCCTTGCCCCGATTCTTAAGTATTCCCTTCCCCTGTATTGACGCAGGATTTTTGCAATGGCTTCAAAAGAATTCCTTGCAGATGCGGGGCACAATTTATTGAGTTCTTTAGAAAAATCCTCAAACACTTTTTTTGTGGAAAGACCATTCTTTAAAAAAAGGCATTCAAGGTTTGAGGAATCTTTTACAAGGATATTTGAAAGGAAATTAGAGGCGCCTGCAATATAAATGACGGGCTGAAGGCTAAAGGTTTTTGGCTGAAGGGTAAGCGACTTTACTATCTTCTCACTATATGATGCGATAATCCTCTCAAGGTTATTTACTGCATCATCGGGTGAAGGTGATGATAAAGCATGTTCTATAATATCACGGATGTAGTCTCTTAAAGGGGTGCTGGCAAGAAGTTTTATATTATCAAGTGCCTTTTTCTCATCAGAAAATCCTGATGTCATTACTCTTCCTTTTCCTGCATGAGTTCCTTAACCTTCTTTTCAAGACTGTGCACCTTTTTCTCAAGTTTTACCACCTCTTCCCTTGTCGCAATATTTATCTTTTTAAGGGAGTCCTTTATAACCTCTGCAATCCTGTTTTCTATTGTCTTTTTCTCTTCTTCTGCCTTTGACAGAATGCTTTTTACAATTTCCTCACCTTCCTTTTTGCTAACCTCTCCCTTTGATTCCATATCCTTTATAACCTCTTTCAATTTATCTTCTGTCACGCTCATGAGCCCCAATCCTGCAAGTAAAACCCTTTTAAACACATCTGTAATCATAATCGCCCACCTCCTTTTTATACAAAACGATATAGCAAACTCTGGCATAAAAGTCCATAAAACCTTTGCCCCCAAAAATAGACATTGATTTTTACGGTTTGGTTATTTTTTGGCTGTAAAGAACAGCATTTCATGTGTTGCATAAATTTTGTTCTTTGTCCCAAATCTTTGCCTGTAAATCTCTGACATCTTTTTAAGAATTGCTGCGGCGCCCAGACTCTTTTCACTGCTATCAAACGGATTTCCTGCCCCAATGGATTTTAATGTCTTTAAAAGATTCAGCATGCCATGGTATTCCTCAAATTTTATATCTTCTGCAAAGGATATATCTTTAAAACCGCTTTCCTTAAGTTTAGAAATTATATCGTGTGCCTTTGAAAAAGTCATAAATGGCGGAAGGCCATCTTTATTCAAAATAATACTTGCATCTTCATAGCACTCCCTTAGTTCTTTCAGGGTATCATAGCCAAGTGTTGACAATGAAAATATGCCGCCCGGCTTCAATACCCTGTAGACTTCTGAAAGTGCCTTTTCTGGATAGAGCAGCCACTGATATGTAAGATTTGATACAATAAGGTCAAATTGTCTTTCTCTGTAAGGCAGCGATTCACAGTCAGCCGTAGTAAATACAATTTTGAATTTTGAATTTTGAATTTTGAATTGCAGACTTCTAATCATAGGATGTGCTATATCGCAGGCAAATATTCTGGCAGAAGAAAATGTCTTTTTAAGCGGTATGGTCAAAAAACCTGTGCCGCAGCCAATGTCAAGGATAGTTGCAAGTTGCAAGCTGCAAGCTGCAAGTTGTGGAACAAGATATTCCAGCAATTCTTCTGCAATCTTTTTTTGAAAAAATGCCTTGCTGTCATAGTCTTCTGCAGCAATGGAAAACTGTTTTTTAATCTTCTGTTTAATTCGTAAAGAATCCTTTAGAGTCATAACCTTTTTAAAAACTCCCTTACTGCCTGATTAAATAATTCTGCCCTTGACAAAAATGGTGCATGGCCTGCATCTTTAAATATTTCAAGACAAACATCTTTTATATTTTTTGCAATATACTCCCCTGCACCAACAGGACATACTGCATCTTTGCTGCCGTGTATGACAAGGGTTTTTGCCTTTATCTTTTTAATATCATCTCGCATGTCCAGATTCAACAGTGCCTCCAGGGATAAAAGAAGTGATGAGTGATGAGTGATGAGTGATGAGTGATAATGCCTTATAAACCCCTGTGCCTCTTTGTCAGCGAGTTCTTTGTCTGTAAAATTCAATGGATAAAACCTTGATAGAGTTTCTTCAGGGTCATTTTTTAAATCCCTGAGCATCCTTTTTGCCAGAGGTTTTGACTGTGACCATGGAAAATCATTCCTTTTCACAAAACATGGTGTTGCACCAACCAGAATAAGCCCTTTAAATATTTCAGGCTCTTTGACTGCTATAGACATTAAAACTGACGCACCGAGCGACCAGCTAATGCCAACCAAATCTGTGCTGTGTGCTGTGCGATGCGTGATGCGTAAAATCTTGTCAATTGCAGGTTGTAGGGAAGTTTCAGTCCAGTTGTCTTTTCCGCTGTATCCCGGCAGGTTTATAGATATAACATTATAATCTTTTGAAAATTCTCTAACCTGATTTCTCCAGACCCACGAATCTGTTGCCCAGCCGTGGATGAAAAGCAGTGTTGAGTGTTGAATGTTGAGTGTTGAGTTTGTCCTTATAGTCATTTCACCATTTCCTTGATTACCTTAAACGCATATTTCATATCATCCCACGAATGATTTGCCATCAGTGTTATACGCAGTCTGCTTGTGCCTTCAGGCACAGTCGGAGGTCTTACTGCCTGTATAAATATGCCCCTTTCAAAGAGTTTATTGCTTATTTCAACTGTCTTTTTAGCATCACCAATAAAGAGCGGAATTATATGGCTTTCTTCTGACATCATTTTTATGCCAGCCTCTTTTAGTTCTTTCCTAAAACACCAAATCCTATCCCATAGATTCTGCCTTAATTCAGGCGCTCTTTCAATTATATCAATGGCAGCAATACTTGCTGCACATACTGATGGCGGCAGGGCTGTTGTATATATAAACGGTCTTGCCTTATTTATAAGATAGTCTATAAGTTTTCTGCTGCCTGCTGCATAGGCGCCAAAAGAACCGATTGCCTTCCCCAGTGTGCCCATCTGGATTATATCTGGATTTTCTATCCCCAGATATTCCAAAGTCCCACTGCCGTTCCTGCCAAAGACACCTGTTGCATGGGCATCATCAACCATAAGCATTACACCATATTTCTCGGATAGTTCTAAAATCTCTTTTAAAGGTGCAATATCACCGTCCATACTGAATACAGCATCTGTAACGATAAGGGTTGAGTGCTGAATGTTGAATGCTGAATGTTTTTTTAAAAGACCTTCAAGGACATTTAAGTTCTTGTGCGGGTATCGTTTAAACACCGCACCGCTTAATATACACCCATCAACAATTGATGCATGGTTTAATTTATCAGAAAATATGAAATCCCCTTTGCCCGCGAGCGCTGTTATTATTCCAAGATTTGCATGATAACCTGAATTAAATAAAAGCGCAGATTCAGTGCCTTTGAATCTTGCAAGTCTTTCCTCCAGTTCCATGTGCAGATTCATGCTTCCTGATATTAGTCTTGATGCACCTGAACCAACACCATACCTTTCAATTGCTTTTATAGCAGCCTCCTTTACATCAGGATGGTCTGCAAGACCAAGATAATTATTTGAACAGAAAAGGATGCATTCTCTCCCATTGATTATTATTCTAGGCCCCTGAGAGGTTTCAATAATAGAAAGACTGCGATAAATATCTTTGTCTTTAAGTATCTTTAATTCAGTTTCTAAAAACTTCTTTTGCATTTAAGAAATCCTTAATGATATAATTCAAAACCTTATGTTTTTTATTATATTCTTATTATTGATACTAATCAATATCCCATTTGGCATGGTTCGTTCAACTGCACCCAGATTTTCAAAAAAATGGGGGCGATGCATCTACATCCCTAT
This is a stretch of genomic DNA from Deltaproteobacteria bacterium. It encodes these proteins:
- a CDS encoding phasin family protein, which translates into the protein MITDVFKRVLLAGLGLMSVTEDKLKEVIKDMESKGEVSKKEGEEIVKSILSKAEEEKKTIENRIAEVIKDSLKKINIATREEVVKLEKKVHSLEKKVKELMQEKEE
- a CDS encoding methyltransferase domain-containing protein, whose protein sequence is MTLKDSLRIKQKIKKQFSIAAEDYDSKAFFQKKIAEELLEYLVPQLAACSLQLATILDIGCGTGFLTIPLKKTFSSARIFACDIAHPMIRSLQFKIQNSKFKIVFTTADCESLPYRERQFDLIVSNLTYQWLLYPEKALSEVYRVLKPGGIFSLSTLGYDTLKELRECYEDASIILNKDGLPPFMTFSKAHDIISKLKESGFKDISFAEDIKFEEYHGMLNLLKTLKSIGAGNPFDSSEKSLGAAAILKKMSEIYRQRFGTKNKIYATHEMLFFTAKK
- a CDS encoding alpha/beta fold hydrolase, which gives rise to MTIRTNSTLNIQHSTLLFIHGWATDSWVWRNQVREFSKDYNVISINLPGYSGKDNWTETSLQPAIDKILRITHRTAHSTDLVGISWSLGASVLMSIAVKEPEIFKGLILVGATPCFVKRNDFPWSQSKPLAKRMLRDLKNDPEETLSRFYPLNFTDKELADKEAQGFIRHYHSSLITHHSSLLLSLEALLNLDMRDDIKKIKAKTLVIHGSKDAVCPVGAGEYIAKNIKDVCLEIFKDAGHAPFLSRAELFNQAVREFLKRL
- the bioF gene encoding 8-amino-7-oxononanoate synthase; protein product: MQKKFLETELKILKDKDIYRSLSIIETSQGPRIIINGRECILFCSNNYLGLADHPDVKEAAIKAIERYGVGSGASRLISGSMNLHMELEERLARFKGTESALLFNSGYHANLGIITALAGKGDFIFSDKLNHASIVDGCILSGAVFKRYPHKNLNVLEGLLKKHSAFNIQHSTLIVTDAVFSMDGDIAPLKEILELSEKYGVMLMVDDAHATGVFGRNGSGTLEYLGIENPDIIQMGTLGKAIGSFGAYAAGSRKLIDYLINKARPFIYTTALPPSVCAASIAAIDIIERAPELRQNLWDRIWCFRKELKEAGIKMMSEESHIIPLFIGDAKKTVEISNKLFERGIFIQAVRPPTVPEGTSRLRITLMANHSWDDMKYAFKVIKEMVK